The bacterium genome has a segment encoding these proteins:
- a CDS encoding DegT/DnrJ/EryC1/StrS family aminotransferase, with translation MARLFLSPPHMHGTELALVQQAFESNYIAPLGPMVDAFELEFCELLDHGNALALCSGTAAMHLAMRLVGVGPGTTVLASTLTFIGSIASALYQGAELAFVDADRESWCMDSHVLAEALATCEREGRRVSAVVPTDLYGHPADMDPILALCRERGIPVLQDCAEAVGTTYKGRPVGLDADAAIFSFNGNKIITSSGGGMLCSANRDLIDRARNLSQQAREPKPYYEHKEWGYNYRMSNVLASIGLAQLRVLPVRVAARRRIFEAYRLGLDNVPGITFMPEAPWAGHNRWLTVIQIDVDKFGVDPETLRLHLETDDIETRPVWKPMHLQPVFRGSRCFGSTVAEQLFAGGLCLPSGSALTDSDIHRVIDRIRTFGECRR, from the coding sequence ATGGCTAGACTATTTCTCTCGCCACCTCATATGCATGGCACCGAACTGGCTCTGGTTCAACAGGCCTTTGAATCGAATTACATTGCACCCCTGGGGCCCATGGTCGACGCCTTCGAACTTGAATTCTGTGAACTACTTGATCATGGGAATGCACTGGCTTTATGCAGTGGCACGGCCGCTATGCATCTAGCCATGCGCCTTGTTGGGGTGGGGCCGGGAACCACAGTGCTAGCCAGCACGCTTACATTCATCGGCAGCATCGCCTCTGCCTTGTACCAAGGGGCCGAGCTGGCCTTCGTGGACGCGGATCGAGAGAGCTGGTGCATGGATTCACACGTCCTTGCGGAGGCTCTAGCAACCTGTGAACGGGAAGGGCGTCGCGTGTCTGCCGTAGTTCCCACGGACTTGTACGGCCATCCTGCAGATATGGACCCCATACTGGCCCTTTGCCGCGAGCGTGGCATCCCCGTGTTACAAGATTGCGCAGAGGCGGTGGGGACCACATACAAAGGACGGCCTGTGGGACTGGACGCGGACGCCGCCATCTTCTCCTTCAACGGCAACAAGATCATCACCAGCTCGGGCGGCGGTATGCTCTGTTCGGCGAATAGGGACCTAATAGACCGCGCCCGTAACTTATCGCAGCAAGCACGTGAGCCCAAGCCATACTATGAGCACAAGGAGTGGGGTTACAATTACCGCATGAGCAACGTGTTGGCCTCCATCGGCTTGGCGCAATTGCGTGTGCTGCCCGTGCGTGTGGCCGCACGGCGGCGGATCTTCGAAGCCTATCGCCTAGGCTTGGATAATGTGCCGGGCATTACTTTCATGCCCGAGGCTCCGTGGGCTGGTCACAACCGCTGGCTCACCGTGATCCAGATCGACGTCGACAAGTTTGGTGTGGATCCAGAGACCTTGCGCCTGCACTTGGAGACGGACGATATCGAGACCCGGCCCGTGTGGAAGCCCATGCATTTGCAGCCTGTCTTCCGCGGCAGTCGCTGCTTCGGCAGCACCGTGGCCGAGCAGCTCTTCGCAGGCGGCCTTTGCCTGCCCTCGGGAAGTGCCTTGACGGACTCCGACATTCATCGGGTGATCGATCGCATCCGCACCTTCGGGGAGTGCCGCAGGTGA